From a region of the Primulina eburnea isolate SZY01 chromosome 7, ASM2296580v1, whole genome shotgun sequence genome:
- the LOC140836979 gene encoding annexin Gh1-like: MATILIPSSVPSPAEDAEQLRKAFAGWGTNEALIIQILPHRNASQRKLICESYAGTYGEDLLKDLDEELSSDFQRVVLLWTLDPSERDAYLANEATKKLSASNWVIMEIACTRSSSDLFKAREAYHNRYKKSLEEDVAHHTTGAIRKLLVPLVSAFRYEGDEVHVALAKSEAKILHEKIHDKAYNDEELVRILTTRSKAQLNATLNHYNDQFGNAINKDLKTDPNDEYLKLLRATIKCLTCPEKYYEKTLRLAINRLGTDEWALTRVVVTQAETNMARIKEEYHKRNSVTLERAIAGDTAGDYEKMLLALIGGHGDV; the protein is encoded by the exons ATGGCGACCATCCTAATCCCTTCAAGTGTCCCTTCCCCGGCCGAGGATGCTGAGCAACTCAGGAAAGCTTTCGCAG GATGGGGAACAAATGAGGCACTGATTATCCAGATCCTTCCACATAGGAATGCATCACAGCGCAAATTGATTTGTGAATCCTATGCTGGAACTTACGGGGAGGATCTTCTCAAGGACTTGGACGAAGAACTTTCAAGTGATTTTCAG CGTGTAGTGCTGCTTTGGACACTGGATCCATCCGAACGAGATGCGTACCTGGCTAACGAGGCTACAAAGAAATTGAGCGCTAGCAATTGGGTTATAATGGAAATTGCTTGCACCAGATCATCATCCGATCTTTTTAAGGCGAGAGAGGCCTATCATAATCGTTACAAGAAATCCCTTGAAGAAGATGTTGCACATCACACTACTGGAGCTATTCGGAAG CTTTTGGTTCCTCTGGTGAGTGCCTTTCGATATGAAGGAGATGAGGTGCACGTGGCTTTGGCGAAATCGGAGGCTAAGATACTTCATGAGAAGATACATGACAAGGCTTACAATGACGAAGAGCTCGTCAGAATCCTCACGACGAGAAGCAAAGCACAACTTAATGCAACACTTAACCACTACAATGATCAGTTTGGAAATGCTATCAACAAG GACTTGAAGACGGACCCAAACGACGAATATCTCAAACTCCTCAGAGCGACCATTAAATGTTTGACATGTCCTGAGAAGTACTACGAGAAAACCCTTCGTTTGGCTATCAACAGGCTTGGCACGGACGAATGGGCTCTCACTCGTGTTGTTGTGACACAGGCGGAGACAAACATGGCGCGGATCAAAGAAGAATACCATAAACGAAACAGTGTCACCCTTGAACGTGCCATTGCCGGGGACACTGCAGGTGACTACGAGAAAATGCTTCTGGCCTTAATAGGGGGGCATGGGGATGTTTAG